One Archocentrus centrarchus isolate MPI-CPG fArcCen1 chromosome 10, fArcCen1, whole genome shotgun sequence genomic region harbors:
- the med7 gene encoding mediator of RNA polymerase II transcription subunit 7: MGEPQQVSALPPPPMQYIKEYSDENIRKGLAPKPPPPIRDSYMMFGNHFQCDDLIIRPLESQGIERLHPMQFDHKRELKKLNMSILVNFLDLLDILIKSPGSIKREEKLEDIKLLFVHMHHLINEYRPHQARETLRVMMEVQKRQRLETAERFQKHLERVVEMIQGCLASLPDDLPQVEGPDGACDGTKITLATSNVGCSSGQAPRLKTEPMDIDEASASCMAVSQQEKNIPTSRSDKWDKDAAMCSIIDELA, encoded by the coding sequence ATGGGTGAACCACAACAGGTTAGTGCCCTGCCTCCACCACCGATGCAGTACATCAAAGAGTACAGTGATGAAAATATCCGCAAAGGTCTGGCCCCTAAGCCACCCCCGCCCATCAGAGATAGTTATATGATGTTTGGAAACCATTTCCAGTGTGATGACCTTATTATTCGGCCTCTGGAAAGCCAAGGTATTGAGAGGCTTCACCCCATGCAGTTTGACCACAAACGGGAGCTAAAGAAACTGAACATGTCTATTCTTGTGAACTTTTTGGACCTTCTGGACATCCTTATCAAGAGCCCTGGTAGTATAAAGCGTGAAGAAAAGCTGGAGGACATAAAGCTTTTGTTTGTCCATATGCACCATCTGATTAATGAGTACAGGCCGCACCAAGCCAGGGAGACACTGAGGGTGATGATGGAGGTCCAGAAGAGACAGAGGCTAGAGACAGCAGAGAGGTTCCAGAAACACCTGGAGAGGGTAGTGGAGATGATCCAGGGGTGCCTTGCCTCCCTGCCTGATGACTTGCCTCAGGTGGAAGGTCCAGATGGTGCATGTGATGGGACAAAGATCACGCTTGCTACATCTAATGTTGGGTGTTCCTCTGGGCAGGCCCCCAGGCTGAAAACAGAACCTATGGATATTGATGAAGCAAGTGCCAGCTGCATGGCAGTGAGTCAGCAAGAGAAGAACATCCCTACTTCAAGGAGTGACAAATGGGACAAAGATGCTGCAATGTGCAGCATTATTGATGAACTTGCCTAG